From a single Miscanthus floridulus cultivar M001 chromosome 8, ASM1932011v1, whole genome shotgun sequence genomic region:
- the LOC136474931 gene encoding uncharacterized protein — MVMGNNKAKSGKAEGARCRRHRQQGAGVCASCLRDRLSHLALSASLPSVVRGEEAEGYSRYHDEEASSCCSEMSTAYSSEGSSAASSECASPGDDEPAFHDEMRRAARVSLLMRHERVVGDADAVAAFLRARREQRRRTTATSFWAKLLHATRGGGKKDQGCSMAARGKTLDERATAAKWVLF, encoded by the coding sequence ATGGTGATGGGCAACAACAAGGCCAAgtcgggcaaggcggagggcGCGCGGTGCCGGCGGCACCGGCAGCAGGGGGCGGGCGTCTGCGCGTCCTGCCTGCGGGACCGCCTGTCCCACCTGGCCCTCTCGGCGTCGCTGCCCTCCGTCGTGCGCGGCGAGGAGGCGGAGGGGTACAGCAGATACCACGACGAGGAGGCGTCCTCCTGCTGCTCGGAGATGTCCACGGCCTACTCCTCGGAGGGCTCCAGCGCCGCGTCGTCGGAGTGCGCCAGCCCGGGCGACGACGAGCCGGCGTTCCACGACGAGATGAGGCGCGCGGCGCGGGTGTCGCTGCTGATGCGGCACGAGCGGGTCGTCGGGGACGCCGACGCCGTGGCGGCGTTCCTCCGGGCGAGGAGggagcagaggaggaggaccacGGCCACGAGCTTCTGGGCCAAGCTGCTGCACGCGACGCGGGGAGGAGGGAAGAAGGACCAAGGGTGCTCGATGGCCGCGCGCggcaagacgctcgacgagaggGCCACCGCGGCCAAGTGGGTCCTCTTCTGA